One Dunckerocampus dactyliophorus isolate RoL2022-P2 chromosome 15, RoL_Ddac_1.1, whole genome shotgun sequence genomic window, CGATGTGTAATTTTTATTGCCTGGCTAGTGGCACACAAGGATGTTTATAATAAGAAGTTTGGAATATACATGCTATATGTTCTTCATGGTAGCCTCATGTCAAAGTCTGCCATCAGTGTTTGCATATGAAAATCAACAAGTGTCGTCTAGGCGAGGCTGCTGATGAGCAGAGGGAGATTCAGGGAGTGTGGTATGCTGCCCGGGCGGTCCTATGAGTTGCAGCAGCAGCTCTCTCTTCCTCTCTCGTCGCTACATCTCACCAGTGACCCGTGACCTTCTTTCTTATGGGGATAGAAAAAGAAGTAGAACATATTTCATTCCATTAACTAATTAGCGTTTTGCTCGATGACTTCATTTAAGTCTTCACTTttctagttttatttttttacgtaTCTATTGTGTGTCCCACCGACTGATATGCTTTTTAAATGGCCTGAATTCTTCAGTGATGAGAGGAAATACTGGTCAGGTAGCATACCTGTGTGTTTTTAATGCGAGAGTTGCAGTTGATGTTGCTGACACATTTCTATGCTCTTATGAAcaacatatattttaaaacatttaatttaaatggtcgtgacctgcttgaatgactatcgccctatagcactcactcctattgttatgaagtgctttgaaagaatagtcatgacccacatcaaaaagagcatcccggcagcaactgtggaccctctacagtttgcatatcgccagaaccggtccacggatgatgcagtcaacactgccatccacacagccctttctcacctacagggccaggacacatacgtcagaatgctatttatagactatagctctgcttttaatacagtctgcccccacaaactcacaaataagctcctcacacttggcctgtctccctccctctgtaactgggtgtttaactttctcacaggcagaccccagtcagtcagagtccacaatcgcacatccagctcaagaattgtgagcactgggaccccacaggggtgtgtgctgagtccactcctctacacgctcttcacctacgattgcgtggcctcccagaacaacaccagcatcattaaatttgcagatgacactacagtcatctgactgatcactggtggtgttgaaacatcatacagaagagaggtggcggacctcatagcttggtgtcgtgataacaatctccttctcaatacagataagactaaagagatgatcatcgacccaagaacaagggaaaaggagccgcatagacccctgtttattgatgagactgaggtggagagggtgaaaaccttcaagttccttggcacacacatcagcgaggacctcacctggtctcacaacacccaacaaattctgaagaagtcccaaaggagactgtacttcctgagaagactgaggaaatttggcatgtccaccacaatcctgagttgcttctacagatgcactatcgaaagtgtccttaccgcctccatcactgtttggtacggtaactgtacaacacgtgataggaaggcactccagcgggtgatcaagacctcacagaacattgttggggcagccctcccctcactgcaagacatttataaatctagagtcctacgcagaacacacaacctcatcaaggacagtacacatccacaacactcattattcacactcctaccgtcaggcagacgctacaggagtttgaagtccaggaccacaaggctggcaaacagcttttacccacaggccatcaggcttctcaacgaagcactcgcacacgcaacacacacacacactcatagcactttatttatttatttatttgtattatttacttgtattaatgtctcttctgttgttgcttaatttattggtatatatgtttatgtgtttatgtttcttatgttcttattctttcttgtgttttctttcttttcttgggagaatgaacagaataagattttcattgcatggtataactgctgttttaccatgcacatgacaataaaactctcttgaatcttgaatccacCAGCTCAAATAAAATACTACAGAATCTACTTGCCATGTTGACATTTTGCGGCTGAGATTCTTGTAGGCAATCCTGGATTCACCAGCAGGTGGCGGCAGTGAGTATTGTTATGACAGACGTGctgcagtaaaaacaaaagaagaggaCAACCCGGAAGCGTCCAAGCCTCCAGTGCTGTTTACCGAGTTGCAGGCACTTCAAGCCATCCTAAAGCAGACCACCTCTCGCTGGGACGAAGCAGACTGCCGCCATGTCCTCCCGGAAGAGATGTGTGCTCGGTGATAACGGCGAGCAGGCCGCAGAGGAGGCCGGCGGCAAGCAAAGCAGAGCGGACGGCAAGAGACACGTCGCTGCTGTCATCCTGGCGAGGGGCGGAAGCAAAGGCATCCCCCTGAAAAACATCAAGAAGCTGGCCGGGGTGCCGCTTATTGGATGGGTGCTGAGAGCTGCTGTGGACTCCAACATGTTCGATAGGTACATGTTGACTTCCTCTGCGTTGTGTCCTGGTGGGTTATGAAGAAGGGAGACTTGTCTATTTCTGCGTGAAACATACGAGCTGTGTTCTCCTCGTCCACATCAAAGCATGTGTGTGGAGTACTCATCAGAATACAGCACATGGCACATACTACAATACTTCAACTTTGTAACATAAACAAAATGTACAGCTGGTGCAACAATGTACCTCAACATCGTACCTGCGTGAAACATACAATACATGAGCTGTGTGCTCCTCAACAACAGTTTCAAACTCGTTACATCTCCAAACAGGAAATGCATTTGTTGACGTCAAGTAGAACAGAATAGTGACCGGAAAACAACCTGAAGTTTATCTTAAGTGGTTTAAATGTGGCTAGAACATCCATCCTGTGTACACAGTGTGTGGGTGTCGACAGACCATGACAAGATCGAGCAGGTGGCGCTCGCCTGGGGCGCCAAGGTGCACCGCCGCAGCCCCCAAGTCTCGCGCGACTCTTCGTCATCGCTGGAAACCATCCAGGAGTTTATCCAACTCAATCCGCGTACGTACCCACACGTTAGGCGTGTGTGAGCGCTGGAACCTTTGACAAACACGGGCTTTGTTTGTCTTCCTGCAGACGTGGACATAGTGTGTAACATCCAGGCCACGTCCCCCTGTCTCCACCCATTTCACGTGAAGGAGGCCTTGGAGTTAATCACGCTACATGGCTTTGACTCAGTCTTCTCAGTGGTCCGCAGGCACCAGTTCCGCTGGCAAGAGGTCAAGAAGGGCTGTAGGTGGACAGACGTGTGAGACGTGTGGTGTGTGTGATGTCTTCTCAAAGCAGCTTCCTGTCCTTTCAGCTGGCGACTTAACCAAAGCATTGAACCTGGACCCCGCTAACCGTCCTCGGCGTCAGGACTGGGATGGAGAGCTGTGTGAGAACGGCTCCCTTTACTTCACCACCAAGGAGCTCATCATGAACCAGAACCTCCTGCAGGTTAGTATTCATGTCAGGAAGCGTGAGAAGAAGCCCGTAGGATGCCAAGCTTTATCTTGTTGACATGCAGGGTGGCAAGGTGTCCTACTACGAGATGCTTCCAGAGTACAGTGTGGACATTGACGTGGATATCGACTGGCCTGTGGCCGAGCAGAGAGTCCTCAGGTTGCaaacacaaattttttttttttttgctgtgtgacTGTCTCTTAATGTGCACTCTGTCCCGCAGGTACGGCTACTTCGGCCGAGGAACACCGGAGGTGGTTCGGCTTATGTTTTGCAACGTATTGGGATGTTTGACAGATGGCAAGATCTACCTTTCTGTGGCTGGAGAGGAGATGATGTCCATCAGCAGCAGAGATACGGCTGCCATTCGCATGCTGCAGCGAGAGGAAGTGGAGGTTGTCAGCTCTTGAACATCTCACACCGAGGCGCTCCCCGTGGCCCAACTTAACACCGCCTCTTGCCCGCTCGCCTGCAGGTGGTGCTGTTGACCTCTCACAAGGACCCGCTGGCGCAGACATTGGCAGATAGACTGGCTAAGAGGACGGGCTGCCGGGTGATGCAGGTGGGAGAAGAGCCTCTTCCTGATTTGACATCCATGCTGGAGTCCAGGAAGCTGATTTGGAAGGATGTTGCATACATGGGTATAGTGCTGCCATTGTCCTCCAATGATAAGCTGCCATGGCCTCCTTATTCTGTGGTCTCCTCACCTCCAATGTGTTGACTTATCAGGTAACGACAAGCCAGATGTGGACTGTCTCAACCTGGCTGGGTTGAGCGCTGTCCCCGCAGATGCCCCCATGGTGGCTGTCAACGCGTCCAAGTACACCTGTCACTGCCTGGCCGGGAACGGCGCAGTCAGGGAGTTCGCAGAGCACGTTCTGCTCCAGAAGGAAAAGGCCAAGTCTCAGATGAGGCGAGACCGCATCAATTCACAGTAGAACCTCAGATTGGACCTTTGAAGAAGTTCATTTGCACTTGCTACTTTGTCTTTTGAAGATTTGTGTGAAACGTTACTGTTAGTCGAAGTTTGATGCAGATGCATTTGATTGGATGTGGGCTCATCATATTTGAGCTAGGCGATCATACACGGCATGCTAATGCTAGTTAGCTAATTGATTCTTCAAAATCAGTCCTGATTGTTACCGTTTATCATGTTTGTCTTCCCAAAGATTCGTTAATGCTGACATTTGGTGCCATTTGTTGCTGtgtgaattattttattaatcgCTTTGCTCAATGTTTGCAATACTAATATCACTGAAATGTTGACATGAATATTTACCTTCTCAGAGGGCTTGACCCCAGTCCAGCGTGGTTGCATTTGTGTTACTACGGTAACTGCTATGCAACACATGTATCAATATGCACGTGCTTTCCATCCACACAGCTAAGAATGAAGACAAATTAAATTGAGTTAAAAGGGCAATTAGTCTGAGACCAGCATatacagtggcttgaaaaagtattcatactccttgaactttcccacattttgtcatgttccgaccacaaatatattttattggcattttagatgaaagatcaacacaaagcgacacacaattgtgaagtagaaggaaaattgtacatgactttcaaataaaaaaaaaaaaaaaactgaaaaatgtggcgtgcaaaagtattcagcccCCTTTTCTCTGAGTGCAACAAGTTGCCTTCAGCGGTTGCCTGATGATTGCTGAATGATCAGCTGTTGACCTAATGATCAAATGGAGTCCACGTGTGTGTTATCTAACCTTAGAATAAATACAGCTGTTCTGTGAGGGCCTCAGGTTTGCTAAGAGGACACTGGTCAGTGAACAGCATCATGAAGTCCAAGGAACACACTAAACAGGTCAGGGATAAAGTTGTGGAGAAGTTTAAAGCAGGGTTAGGTTATACAAAGATTTGTCAAGCTTTGAACATCTCACGGAGCACTGTTCAATCCATCAAGAAATGGAAAGGGTATGGCACAACTGCAAACCTACCAAGACATGGCCGTCCACTGAAACTTACATGCCGAAGAAGGAGAGCACTGATCAGAGACGCAGCCAAGACACCCACGGTAACTCTGGAGGAGCTGCAGAGATCCACAGCTCAGGTGGGGGAGTCTGTCCATAGGACAACAATTAGTCGCGCACTGCACAAATCTGGCCTCTATGGAAGAGTGGCAAGAAGAAAGCCATTGTTGAAAGAAAGCCATAAGAAGTCTCGTTTGCAGTTTGCCAGAAGCCATGTGGGGGACACAGCAAACGTGTGGAAGAAGGTGCTCTGGAGaactttttggcctaaatgcaaAACGTTATGTGTGGCGGAAACCTAACACTGCACATCACTCTCAACACACCATCCTcactgtcaaacatggtggtggcagcatcatgctgTGGGGCTGCCTTTCTTCAGCAGGGACAGGGAAGCTGGTCAGAgttgatgggaagatggatggagccaAATACAGGACAATCTTGGAAGAAAACCTGCTGGAATCTGCAAAAGACTTGAGAATGGGGCGGAGGTTCACCTTCCAGCAGGACAACGACCCTAAACATAAAGCCAGAGCTACAATGGAatggtttaaaacaaaacatattcctGTGTTAGGATGGCCCAGTCAAAGTCCAGACCTAAATCCAATCGAGAATCTGTGGCAAGATCTGAAAACTGCTGTTCACAAACACTCTCCATCTAATCTTGCTGAGCTTGAGCTGTTCTGCAAAGAAGAATGGGCAAAAATTCCAGTCTCTAGATGTGCAAAGCTGGTAGAGACATACCCCAAAAGActtgcagctgtaatttcaccGAGAGGTGGTTCCACCAAGTATTGACACAGGGGGGCTAAATACTTTTGCacgccacatttttcagtttatttttaaaaaaatttcaaaGTCATGTACAATTTTCCTTCTACTTTGCAAGTGTGTCGCTTTGTGTTgatctttcatctaaaatgccaataaaatatatttgtttgtggTCGGAACCtgacaaaatgtgggaaagttcaaggggtatgaatactttttcaagccactgtatcatgaataatttaataaaacaaaacactagtGTGACAAACTTGGCATGGTTTGAAAGCTAACACCTTTCCAGTGGTGCAAGTATCATTCCTCTACCGCTAAAACTCACTGGACAAGAAGCTTCGTTTACTCGTATTCAGTAGCAAAGATAGagtatgtacattttcacatctaCAGTAACGGTCAAAGTGTCCTCTTTACTACCAAGATCACCGCTGttgaccaggagtgtccaaactttttccagcgagggccattttgatattaaaaaaaatgtatatacagaCAAAAATTTGGGTCACCTTTGTGTTGTCGGttacaaagcgtattattaattattagtaccaacatttcagcttttcctTGCTACGTTACACCTTTTGCTTCTTTTCCCCCTcattgctgctgcttttttgtgtggGGTTTCTacaatttctacaatgtgccacgggctaataaaaacaagctgtgggctgcCCTTTAAAAACCCCTGATGTAGTCCTCATACATGCATTATTTTTGTAGGAAAATGGCCCTCTCAAGGCCAGGGTTGAAGAGGTTACAGTTGTAATGATGTCAGTACACTGGTTGAAGACTAATGCGAAGGGGGAGGAAGAAAAACGATCAGTTATTCCGACTTGTCGACCGGTGTGATGATAAGCGGGCTGTCATTCTTTCCTGACTTGTTGGTGCACGGGCTGAAGAAGGGGAAGATGCACTCAGTGAAGGTGTCGTTGAAGGTGTAGATGTGGATTTTAGAGTCCACGTTGTAGAAGGAAACCTGTCCTCTGTCAAAATCGACAAATATTCCAATCTTGTTGGGCCGAAGGTTGAGGTGGACGTCTGTGGAGGGCTCCGTGCGGAAGGCGTACTTGTTCCTGGTTTGGAGGAGAAAGCTGTCTTTTAGGATCAATACTCTATGTTCTAAACAGAGTCTTCTATTGAAATGGAGTAAGGtctgtttatgtatttttttttcacagtgaaGGTCTCaatcttatttttgtcttaaatcgCATCACCACTATAGCTTacatgaatatcaaatgtaatgaaaccctgcaccctattgtttcaatacaacacaattgtCATGGCACCtacattgcatttaaaagaaaatgggaccaaatttcacataaataataaagatttgactgtacaaacaatggatgaacaagaggcttatttttaagttaaataaaactacaCCAGTTTCTcagaaaaaatattaacaattagtgtctctttaaaagaaaagctgcaacagtacatcctgttaaagtttcagattttcttgttattgttgtggctgacattgggatttgcctgaatttgtccCACAATTCCTCGTTTTGTTTACTGTTGAGTAAGATATGTAGAGCAGAAGTGCGGCTGCACAACTCTACCGTCAGTGAAAGATTTTTTGGTTTGCGCCAATatacaatccttagtgaacactgatttgcacgttgctgtgctgtaaatgaatgtgttatgattttgtgtagatttttcatactgggttctcagtgatgttattttccgagctctcacatcagacttgTGTTGATAGTTCCCCTCCAATGAAGTGTTTTGTCAGGCAATGTTGTgtcacatttgcacttttgaccagcgctacagtttcagagcatatgagacacagcggtttggcactggattctaGAAGAATTAATATATATTGGTCCGTACATTCATTTTTAAGTGTTCGGTTTTCTCTATCaacttttgttattaaacttttgagcaagccatggtgCTCTCACTTGTGAGTGACATCACCCGAGTTTTTACTGTCACGTAACcataataactgaagtaattacgcccgCAAACTGACACTGCGATTGCTCCAcaagcatgattatatgttattatatttccgattcactttaattggttgCGGGTCCATAAAGGGTCATCACTGGGTCCGTAtccgaggtccgccatttggtgatggctgtgCTAAACCGAGTTGCGGCACGCATAGATTAGAACTCACTTGTCTCTCAAGCTGAGGAACCAGTATCCATTACTTGGCGTGACCTCAATCTTGCCCTTCCTGTTGATGGATTGTCTGGCAACCCCCAGATCCCAGTCAGTCTTGCCACCCACTAGCACCTGTCAACCAGGACACGTCAACAACTAATCACCTGCATCACCCAAACTCCTTTACTCACCTCCCAGTAGTGTCGACCGGAGGTGATGGCCTCCCTCCCCAGGACGCAGACCACTCTGTCAAACCTCTCCATGTTGTCCGGAAGCAGCTGGTGCCGCTCGCCGCACCTTACCTGCACAGGCGAGACCAAAATGAGCACTGAGCACCTAGAGCTTTGAGACCATCAACTTGCTGACAAGAACAAAGTCTTACACTCTTCATGTCGTCTGACAGGATCAGTCTGGGGTGGGCCGTGTTGCAGTCCAGAGTCACGTCCACTAAAGGAATTggacagcatcatcatcatcatgaatcTTGACGGTCAACTGGCTGTTATCAGTGGGACATACCTGCATACTCCTGCACCCTCCTCATCCCTGTAGACAACCACACATACGTGTCAGGAAGGCACAACATCTAACAagcaaacgtgtgtgtgtgtgtgtgtgtgtgtgtgtgtgtgtgtgtgtgtgcactactCACTGGGCTGTGGACGTGTTGGACTGGCGTCCAGCGATGAGGCAGTGAAACCTGCAGAGCGAGGGCACAACTTGGATCTCTAACTGTGACAAAGAAGACtatggctgtgtctcaattagGGCACTTCTGTACTTATAT contains:
- the cmasa gene encoding N-acylneuraminate cytidylyltransferase A, whose amino-acid sequence is MSSRKRCVLGDNGEQAAEEAGGKQSRADGKRHVAAVILARGGSKGIPLKNIKKLAGVPLIGWVLRAAVDSNMFDSVWVSTDHDKIEQVALAWGAKVHRRSPQVSRDSSSSLETIQEFIQLNPHVDIVCNIQATSPCLHPFHVKEALELITLHGFDSVFSVVRRHQFRWQEVKKGSGDLTKALNLDPANRPRRQDWDGELCENGSLYFTTKELIMNQNLLQGGKVSYYEMLPEYSVDIDVDIDWPVAEQRVLRYGYFGRGTPEVVRLMFCNVLGCLTDGKIYLSVAGEEMMSISSRDTAAIRMLQREEVEVVLLTSHKDPLAQTLADRLAKRTGCRVMQVGEEPLPDLTSMLESRKLIWKDVAYMGNDKPDVDCLNLAGLSAVPADAPMVAVNASKYTCHCLAGNGAVREFAEHVLLQKEKAKSQMRRDRINSQ